AGGATTGTTTACAGCGATCAAGGCAGGTAAAGACAGGAATGTCATTATGATCACGAAGAAATCTCTAACGGAGAGTAATACTCGCTATGCGCAAGGGGGAATTGCCGCTGTCACCTCTGAGGATGATTCACCGGTCTACCATCGGCAGGATACACTGCTGGCGGGGGCCGGTCTTTGTTCTTCTGCCTCAGTTGACGTACTTGTCAATGAAGGGCCTCATGGTGTAAGAGAATTGATTCGATTAGGAACTGCATTTGATGAGGAGAACGGGGAACTCGCGCTTACCCAAGAGGGAGCTCATAGTCATAGACGTATATTGCATGCAAACGGAGATGCAACCGGTTTTGAGATCGTACGGGCATTGTCTGAGAAGGTTATAGCACAAGACAACATCGAGGTCTGGGGTAATCATTTTGTTATAGATGTGATTACAGACCAAGGAGTATGTGTTGGAGTGCTTGTACAGGGACCAGAGGGTCAACGGATTTTCGTGGAAGGAAATGCCACCATTATATGTTCCGGTGGGGCTGGACAATTATATCGTTATACCACGAATCCTGAGGTGGCAACCGCAGATGGCGTGGCTATTGGTTACCGGGCAGGGGCTCATATTCGTGATATGGAGTTTATTCAATTCCATCCAACGGCGTTATGTTACCCCGGTGCTCCACGGTTCCTAATATCCGAAGCTATGCGTGGGGAAGGTGCTATATTACGTAATATTAAAGGTGAGCGATTCATGGAGAAATATCACGAACTATTAGAACTTGCTCCTAGGGATATTGTGGCTCGAGCGATAGTGAGCGAGATGGAAGCAACGAAGTCTACATTCGTATACTTGGATATAACGCATGAACCTACAGATATGATTAAACATCGGTTCCCGAATATCTATGAGACATGTATGATCTATGGTCTGGATATAACGTCGGATTGGATTCCAGTGGCTCCGGCCGCACATTATATGATGGGTGGGATTCAGACCGACCTAAATGGTGAAAGCAGTATATCCCGTTTATTCGCATGTGGAGAGGTATCTTCTACAGGAGTACATGGGGCTAATCGTTTGGCGAGTAATTCTTTATCTGAAGCTATTGTGTTTGGCCGTCGAATAGTGAAAAGAATTCAGGAGTTGCCTCCACTTGATTGGTCAACGAGCGCACTCGTGGTAGACTATAAACGTAGTGATATTCCTACGCAAGCCATCGTTGAGCGGAGATTGAAACTACAGAAGATCATGGTTCGTTATGCTGGACTCCGCCGAGATCATATCCACTTAACAAAAGGATTGGAAGAACTTAATCGACAACTACCTATTTTTCAATCCGCATTGTTCAGAAAAGAAGAGTTCGAATTTGCGAACATGCTGACTTGTTCATTACTTATCACAAGTGCAGCTTTAGCACGTAAGGAAAGCCGTGGTGCACATTACCGAGAAGATTACCCTATGCGTGATGATATCGCTTGGCGCAAGCATCTATTACAGTTGCGCGGGCATGAAATAGTGGAGGAAGTCAGTGATGATGTTTAATGGATACAATGAAAATTTAGTGAAATCAATACAATATTGGCTGAAGGAAGATGTGGGTTCAGGGGATGTAACCACTCTCTCTACCATACCTGAAGGTCATCAATCCAAAGGAATTATTCATGCCAAAGAGGCTGGTATTGTGGCTGGTATACCTGTAGCGAAACGGGTATTTGAAGTGGTTGACCCTTCTCTGACTTTTATTGCTTATGTGGAAGAAGGACAAGTGGTTCAGAAAGGAACAGTGTTAGCTGAGGTAGAAGGCAGCACGCATCAGATTCTGACGGGTGAAAGATTAGCACTTAATTTGCTACAACGTATGTCGGGAATAGCTACGAAGACACGTAGTTTCGTTGATGTTTTGCAGGGTCTTCCAGTTCGTCTTGTAGATACTCGTAAGACAACACCAGGGCACCGTATGCTTGAGAAGTATGCTGTACGCGTAGGTGGTGGCGCCAATCATCGTTTTGGATTATATGATGCGGTCATGATTAAGGATAATCATATTAAGGGTGCTGGCGGTATTTCTCAGGCGGTTAGCCGTGCTCGTGCTCATATCCCACATACGATGACCATTGAAGTGGAGACAGAGAACTTAGAACAGGTGAATGAAGCCTTAAGAGCAGGAGCCGATATTATTATGCTCGATAACATGAGTTATAGCATGATGGCACAGGCGGTAGAACTTATTAAGACCGAAGCGCCACATGTTAAAGTGGAGGCATCTGGTAATGTATCATTAGATACAGTACATGCTATTGCTAAGACGGGCGTGGATATTATTTCGGTAGGTAGGTTAACTTATTCATTTGACAGTCTAGATATTAGCTTAGACCTCAACGCTAAGAAGGAGGCCCATCTTTCATGATTCTTGTAGTTGATATAGGGAATACAAACATTGTGCTAGGTATCTACAGAAATCGCGAACTTATTCATCATTTTAGACTCAGTACTGCACGTCAGTCTACGTTAGATGAGTTCGGGGTGATGTTCTCTAATTTATTTCGGATGTCAGACATTGCCATCAGTGAGATTAAAGGCGTCATTATATCGTCCGTTGTGCCACCTCTCGTGAATGTCTTTGAAGAGATGTGTCATAAATATATTGGCAAGGTGCCACTAGTGGTAGGACCTGGAATCAAGACCGGACTAAATCTGCGCTACGAGAACCCACGTGAGGTTGGCGCGGATCGGATCGTCAATGCGGTAGCTGCGGTAGATCAATATAAAGGCCCACTAGTGGTCGTTGATTTCGGGACGGCGACTACATTTGACTGTATTGATGAGCAAAGTAATTACCTGGGTGGTGCTATCGTACCGGGTATCGGCATTGCAACAGAAGCCCTTTACCAAAGAGCGTCGAAGCTACCTCGGATCGAATTAGAGAAACCTAAGAAGGTCATTGGACGAAATACAGTACATGCCATGCAAGCGGGTATTATTTTTGGATATGCTGGGCAAGTCGAGGGCATCGTAGAGCGCATTAAGGTTGAAATGGAAGCCCCTTTCCTTAAGGTAATTGCTACAGGGGGATTAGCAGAATTGATTGCAAGTGAAACCAAGTGTATTCAGGAAGTGAATCCATTGCTCACCCTTGAAGGGTTGCGCATCATTTATGAACGAAATCAATATTAAGTCACATCAGGAAGAGGAGGCATTAACGTAAGCTATGAACAATAAAAAAGATCGATTAATAAGAGGGACAGCTATGAATGGCCATGTTCGTGCCTTTGTGATACGGACAACAGCCTTGGTAGAAGAGCTTCGTCAGAGACATGATACGTGGCCTACAGCTACAGCAGCTATGGGACGTACCTTGACAGCGGCAGCTATGATGGGTGCGATGCTTAAGGGAAAAGAAAAGATGAACATTCAAGTCAAGGGTGACGGACCCATTGGACAAATCGTAGCGGATGCCAACGCGCTAGGTGAAGTAAGGGGATATGTTACTAATCCGCACGTTCATTTACCAAGTAATAGTTTAGGGAAGCTGGATGTAGCTGGCGCGGTAGGGACAACAGGATTTATCCATGTTGTTAAGGATTTAGGGATGAAAGAACCTTATACGGGAAGCACTCCTATTATTTCAGGTGAATTGGGCGAGGATTTCACATATTATTTTGCGATATCGGAGCAGACTCCATCTGCCGTTGGCGTGGGCGTATTAGTAGGTCCTGATAATACTGTGATGGAAGCTGGAGGATTCATAGTTCAATTAATGCCAGGACTGAGTGATGATGAAATTACAGCCATTGAGAAGTCCGTGGGCTCACTTCCTCCCATCACTTCGTTAATGGATCAGGGAATGGAACTAGAAGAAATGCTCAAATGGTTGCTACCTGATGCAGAGGTACTTGATGAGATGGATATTCGCTTCCAATGTCAGTGTTCACATGAACGTGTTGAGCAGACGCTCATTAGCTTAGGACAAAGTGAGATTGAAGAATTAATTGCAGAAGATGAGAAGGCTGAGGTTATCTG
The nucleotide sequence above comes from Paenibacillus sp. IHBB 10380. Encoded proteins:
- the nadB gene encoding L-aspartate oxidase, which translates into the protein MIPQYLVDFDLASLPKVKTDVIVVGSGIAGLFTAIKAGKDRNVIMITKKSLTESNTRYAQGGIAAVTSEDDSPVYHRQDTLLAGAGLCSSASVDVLVNEGPHGVRELIRLGTAFDEENGELALTQEGAHSHRRILHANGDATGFEIVRALSEKVIAQDNIEVWGNHFVIDVITDQGVCVGVLVQGPEGQRIFVEGNATIICSGGAGQLYRYTTNPEVATADGVAIGYRAGAHIRDMEFIQFHPTALCYPGAPRFLISEAMRGEGAILRNIKGERFMEKYHELLELAPRDIVARAIVSEMEATKSTFVYLDITHEPTDMIKHRFPNIYETCMIYGLDITSDWIPVAPAAHYMMGGIQTDLNGESSISRLFACGEVSSTGVHGANRLASNSLSEAIVFGRRIVKRIQELPPLDWSTSALVVDYKRSDIPTQAIVERRLKLQKIMVRYAGLRRDHIHLTKGLEELNRQLPIFQSALFRKEEFEFANMLTCSLLITSAALARKESRGAHYREDYPMRDDIAWRKHLLQLRGHEIVEEVSDDV
- the nadC gene encoding carboxylating nicotinate-nucleotide diphosphorylase, which produces MMFNGYNENLVKSIQYWLKEDVGSGDVTTLSTIPEGHQSKGIIHAKEAGIVAGIPVAKRVFEVVDPSLTFIAYVEEGQVVQKGTVLAEVEGSTHQILTGERLALNLLQRMSGIATKTRSFVDVLQGLPVRLVDTRKTTPGHRMLEKYAVRVGGGANHRFGLYDAVMIKDNHIKGAGGISQAVSRARAHIPHTMTIEVETENLEQVNEALRAGADIIMLDNMSYSMMAQAVELIKTEAPHVKVEASGNVSLDTVHAIAKTGVDIISVGRLTYSFDSLDISLDLNAKKEAHLS
- a CDS encoding type III pantothenate kinase is translated as MILVVDIGNTNIVLGIYRNRELIHHFRLSTARQSTLDEFGVMFSNLFRMSDIAISEIKGVIISSVVPPLVNVFEEMCHKYIGKVPLVVGPGIKTGLNLRYENPREVGADRIVNAVAAVDQYKGPLVVVDFGTATTFDCIDEQSNYLGGAIVPGIGIATEALYQRASKLPRIELEKPKKVIGRNTVHAMQAGIIFGYAGQVEGIVERIKVEMEAPFLKVIATGGLAELIASETKCIQEVNPLLTLEGLRIIYERNQY
- the hslO gene encoding Hsp33 family molecular chaperone HslO, translated to MNNKKDRLIRGTAMNGHVRAFVIRTTALVEELRQRHDTWPTATAAMGRTLTAAAMMGAMLKGKEKMNIQVKGDGPIGQIVADANALGEVRGYVTNPHVHLPSNSLGKLDVAGAVGTTGFIHVVKDLGMKEPYTGSTPIISGELGEDFTYYFAISEQTPSAVGVGVLVGPDNTVMEAGGFIVQLMPGLSDDEITAIEKSVGSLPPITSLMDQGMELEEMLKWLLPDAEVLDEMDIRFQCQCSHERVEQTLISLGQSEIEELIAEDEKAEVICHFCNEAYNFGKEELQQILEQVKN